A window of the Synechococcus sp. LTW-R genome harbors these coding sequences:
- a CDS encoding L,D-transpeptidase — translation MTFSRSTGVALLTPLALALLPQVAEARQPDPIPPPAPVISDAVALARIPVELKSQEGLHLVLDRQTRQLMVMKDGRMLHRYPAAVGTDGWETPAGTHRVLEKVAKPVWQHPGNGSQVGQGPKNPLGSRWIGFHRNCTPKENAWDGERYLSVNGCTVAGFHGTPHRWTVGRAVSHGCVRLYEENVQEVFELVEVGTLVTVLP, via the coding sequence GTGACGTTCTCCCGTTCGACCGGCGTCGCCCTTCTGACGCCCCTCGCCTTGGCTTTGCTTCCCCAGGTCGCCGAGGCGCGCCAACCGGACCCCATCCCCCCTCCGGCACCAGTCATCAGTGATGCGGTGGCCCTCGCTCGCATCCCCGTTGAGCTCAAGAGCCAGGAGGGTCTGCATCTGGTCCTGGATCGCCAGACCCGGCAGCTGATGGTCATGAAGGACGGCCGCATGCTGCACCGCTATCCAGCCGCGGTGGGCACGGACGGCTGGGAAACCCCCGCCGGCACGCATCGGGTTCTCGAGAAGGTCGCCAAGCCGGTTTGGCAGCATCCGGGCAATGGCAGCCAGGTGGGGCAAGGCCCGAAGAATCCACTCGGGTCCCGTTGGATTGGTTTCCACCGCAATTGCACCCCGAAGGAAAACGCCTGGGACGGTGAGCGCTATCTCAGCGTCAATGGCTGCACGGTCGCGGGATTCCATGGAACCCCCCATCGCTGGACCGTCGGTCGCGCCGTCTCGCACGGTTGCGTGCGCCTCTACGAGGAAAACGTCCAGGAAGTGTTTGAGCTCGTCGAAGTCGGCACCCTGGTGACGGTTCTTCCCTGA